Within the Sulfitobacter sp. JL08 genome, the region ATCGCATCAGACCCGTCTGCCAGCGCCAGCATCCGCGTCGCCAGCGCCGCAGCAGCCCCGCCCGAGGATCCGCCAACGCTGCGGTCCGGCGCATAGGGATTTCGCGTCGCGCCATAGATCGGATTGAACGTATGAGAGCCCATGCCAAATTCCGGCACATTGGTTTTGCCAATGAATATCGCACCCCCCGCCCGCATCCGTGCTGCCAGCACCTCGTCCGTCTGTGGAACATGATCGGCAAACAACGGCGATCCGGTGGTAGACCGGATGCCTTGCACCTCGACCGTGTCTTTCACAGCCATGGGCAGGCCGTGCAGCACGCTTTTTCGCGGCGCAGTCGATATTTCTGCATCCGCTGCCCGCGCCTCGGCCAGCAGGTCATCGGCGTCGCGCAAAGCAACAATGGCGTTGATGTCCGGATTGATCCGGTCAATCTGCGCCAGCGTGGCGCGCATCAGTTCTTCTGCACTGATCTCCTTGCGGTCCAACCGGTCGGAAAGATCACACGCCGTCGTGTTCAGCACGTCCACACCACATCCCCTTCTAAAGTTCAGCGAACGATAGAAGCCGCGCCCACGCAGCGCAACATCCCGAAAAGATGTTCAATGCTGATCGGTCTTGTGTGGTGGCGTTCAGTCCGCGCCGCGCGCCTCGGCACGGGATTTGCCGCTGGCATTCAACGCCAGTGTGGCCCCCATCAACCCGTCCAGATCGCCGTCAAGCACGCCCTTGGTATCGGATGTTTCGTAGTTGGTGCGCAAATCCTTGACCATCTGATAGGGCTGCAACACGTAAGATCTGATCTGGTTGCCCCAGCCTGCGTCACCCTTGTTTTCATGGGCTTCGTTGATGGCTGCGTTGCGTTTGTCCAGTTCCATCTGATAGAGGCGCGACTTCAGGGCCTTCATCGCGATATCACGGTTCTGATGCTGCGATTTTTCCGAAGATGTCACTACGATCCCGGTCGGATGGTGGGTAATGCGCACCGCCGAATCCGTGGTGTTCACATGCTGCCCGCCCGCGCCCGAACTGCGATAGGTATCGATCCGGATATCAGCCGGATTCACCTCGATTTCGATATTGTCATCGACAACGGGATACACCCAGACCGAACAGAATGACGTGTGCCGCTTGGCGGCGCTGTCAAACGGGCTGATGCGCACCAGCCGGTGCACGCCGCTTTCCGATTTTAGCCAGCCATAGGCGTTCAGGCCGGAAATCTTGTAAGTCGCCGATTTGATCCCGGCCTCTTCGCCCGCACTTTCGGACTGAAGTTCAACCTTGTAGCCCTTGCGTTCGGCCCAACGCACATACATGCGTGCCAGAATGTTGGCCCAGTCACAGCTTTCCGTACCACCCGCACCGGCGTTGATTTCCAGAAACGTGTCATTTGCATCGGCTTCGCCATCCAGCAGCGCCTCAAGCTCTTTCTGCGCGGCCTTGATCGCAAGCGCCTTCAGTGCGACCTCGGCTTCGGCAACAACGTCCTGATCGTC harbors:
- the prfB gene encoding peptide chain release factor 2, translated to MRADAQNTVDQIQKSLDLLGQRLDVETAPFRLEEFDARVEDPNLWDNPEAAQKLMRDRQALVDAMETYSSIKQELSDNIELIELGEMEDDQDVVAEAEVALKALAIKAAQKELEALLDGEADANDTFLEINAGAGGTESCDWANILARMYVRWAERKGYKVELQSESAGEEAGIKSATYKISGLNAYGWLKSESGVHRLVRISPFDSAAKRHTSFCSVWVYPVVDDNIEIEVNPADIRIDTYRSSGAGGQHVNTTDSAVRITHHPTGIVVTSSEKSQHQNRDIAMKALKSRLYQMELDKRNAAINEAHENKGDAGWGNQIRSYVLQPYQMVKDLRTNYETSDTKGVLDGDLDGLMGATLALNASGKSRAEARGAD